The Coprobacillus cateniformis DNA window CATCATTTCGTCATAACGAAATTCTTTAATGAAGCGCTTAGGAGCTGTTTCAGCTTTTGCAACATGTCCTTTATGAGCTTTAGTTGCTAATTTTTCTCTCTTATCTTCAAAACCAACTTGGATTGCATCATATCCATCAGTAGCAACTGTCTTCTTTTGTAAAACAACATTTGAAGTTGCTTCTACAACAGTTACAGGGATAAGCTTTCCATCAGTAGTGAAAACTTGAGTCATTCCAATCTTACGACCTAAGATTCCTTTCATGAGTTACACCTCAACCTTTCCTTATAATTTAATTTCAATATCTACACCACTTGGTAATTCTAAACGAGTTAATACATCAACTGTTTCTGGTGTAGGATTCACAATGTCAATTAAACGTTTGTGAGTTCTGATTTCAAATTGTTCACGTGAATCTTTATACTTGTGTACCGCTCTTAAGATAGTATAAACTTCTTTTTCAGTTGGTAGAGGTACTGGACCTACTACTTGAGCACCTGATTTTTTAGCAGCTGCTACAATCTTTTCTGCAGAAGCATCTAAGATTTTGTGATCAAATGATTTCAATCTGATTCTAATTTTGTTGTTTGCCATGAATTATTCCTCCTTCTGTTTGCCAATTAAATTGGCTGCTCTGCACGAATTACCTGAAATCACCCTTCCGCTCATGACAACGGCTATCAGCGTTTCAGCAACCTCGCACTTCTTCGCATTTCACAACATGTGTA harbors:
- the rpsJ gene encoding 30S ribosomal protein S10; the encoded protein is MANNKIRIRLKSFDHKILDASAEKIVAAAKKSGAQVVGPVPLPTEKEVYTILRAVHKYKDSREQFEIRTHKRLIDIVNPTPETVDVLTRLELPSGVDIEIKL